The Desulfoscipio gibsoniae DSM 7213 genome contains a region encoding:
- a CDS encoding DUF5665 domain-containing protein gives MIKQKLKSRKYFLAPGVIGQWEPGKQDKVLQSLENKIKELAINMEKMKLAEYVELLEKPYKLMYVNFISGIARGLGIAIGFAILGAIIVLILQRLVALNLPVIGDFIADLVKIVQLQLGKK, from the coding sequence ATGATTAAACAAAAGCTCAAATCACGCAAGTATTTTTTGGCACCAGGCGTGATTGGACAATGGGAACCGGGAAAACAGGATAAAGTTTTACAATCTCTAGAAAATAAGATTAAAGAGCTGGCTATTAACATGGAAAAGATGAAACTGGCCGAATATGTGGAATTGCTGGAAAAACCTTATAAGCTGATGTATGTTAATTTTATTAGTGGTATTGCCAGGGGGTTGGGTATTGCCATTGGTTTTGCCATTTTGGGGGCGATAATTGTTTTAATTTTGCAAAGGCTGGTGGCGTTAAATCTGCCTGTCATTGGCGACTTCATTGCCGATTTAGTAAAAATAGTGCAATTGCAGC